Proteins co-encoded in one Spirosoma endbachense genomic window:
- a CDS encoding chitobiase/beta-hexosaminidase C-terminal domain-containing protein, giving the protein MTRAKPRSGTFGKTLNVVLLPDARGGDIHYTLDGTDPTLGSRAYTEPSLLDRTLTLKAQTFNNGSPVGFSMQEEYILDKNKSVPSWLKTLLAPEVKSVL; this is encoded by the coding sequence ATGACACGTGCCAAACCGCGGAGTGGAACCTTTGGAAAAACGTTAAACGTAGTCTTACTGCCCGACGCACGTGGCGGGGACATACATTATACGCTTGATGGGACAGACCCCACTCTTGGCAGCAGGGCTTATACTGAACCGAGTCTACTTGATCGAACCCTAACATTAAAGGCACAGACGTTCAATAACGGTTCGCCGGTAGGGTTTTCAATGCAGGAAGAATACATCCTGGATAAAAACAAGAGTGTTCCATCCTGGTTGAAGACTTTGCTCGCTCCTGAGGTCAAGTCAGTGCTATAA
- the pnuC gene encoding nicotinamide riboside transporter PnuC — MADFFDINTIFFTLWGYSMSYLEFFGAVSGAVAVWLSARANIWSWPIGAVSVFLFFFLFYQVQLYPDMFLQVFFFITNLQGWWRWTHPKQNEADTKQELRISRMPARQFLIWTLAGIIATALLGTFASNLHEWFPVLFSKPSAFPYLDSFTTVMSIVATFLMIEKRVECWYVWLGVDAILTYMYFVKGVKFVGVEYFAFCFIAAVGAWHWTREYHGYKTFA; from the coding sequence ATGGCTGATTTTTTCGATATCAATACGATTTTCTTTACGCTCTGGGGTTATTCGATGAGCTATCTTGAGTTCTTCGGAGCGGTTAGCGGTGCGGTAGCCGTCTGGTTATCAGCGAGGGCCAACATCTGGAGCTGGCCGATTGGTGCGGTTAGTGTCTTCCTGTTTTTCTTCCTGTTTTATCAGGTTCAATTATATCCCGATATGTTTTTGCAGGTGTTTTTCTTCATCACCAATCTACAGGGCTGGTGGCGATGGACCCACCCGAAACAAAATGAAGCGGATACGAAACAGGAGCTTCGTATTAGTCGAATGCCTGCCCGACAATTCCTCATATGGACGCTGGCTGGTATCATTGCAACCGCGCTACTTGGCACTTTTGCCAGCAACCTGCACGAATGGTTTCCCGTACTATTCAGCAAGCCCAGTGCCTTCCCCTACCTCGATTCGTTCACAACCGTCATGAGCATTGTCGCAACGTTTTTAATGATTGAAAAGCGCGTAGAATGCTGGTATGTCTGGTTGGGCGTAGATGCCATTCTGACTTACATGTATTTTGTAAAAGGCGTGAAGTTTGTTGGCGTCGAATATTTTGCTTTCTGCTTTATTGCTGCCGTCGGAGCCTGGCACTGGACGCGGGAATATCATGGTTACAAGACTTTCGCTTAA
- a CDS encoding Gfo/Idh/MocA family protein gives MQRIAMLGGGFIGRFYAESIHGQRSRDKVVAIYARREETAKKFADDYGCDFASTNMEEVIAHPDVDMVCIALPNNIHETAVNLCAKHKKSVVCTKPLGRNAEEALRMMQTAEEAGIFAGYLEDLCYTPKFLKAIDSVKNGALGRILWAKSRETHPGPHSDWFWDKEQAGGGCMLDLGCHCVEIARNFIGKDVKPVEVMCWAATQVKPIDAEDHAIALVKYENGAIGQFEVSWTFRGGMDLRDEVMGTEGTIWINNFLRTGFEMFTTGKGADYVAEKAESTTGWLFPVGDEVNDLGYNHMFTDMFKAQEEGREPAETFYDGYVVNAVLDAAYKSAETKQWEKVMLPVWRGQEGLTPQTTLVDYDEQHYLIKEEVTHDGRHKVILKDKQTGKISERDLV, from the coding sequence ATGCAACGTATTGCCATGCTCGGTGGTGGCTTCATTGGCCGCTTCTATGCCGAATCCATTCACGGACAACGTAGCCGCGACAAAGTTGTAGCTATTTATGCCCGTCGGGAGGAAACGGCTAAAAAATTTGCTGATGACTATGGATGCGACTTCGCTTCGACCAATATGGAAGAGGTGATTGCCCATCCTGATGTCGATATGGTTTGCATTGCCCTTCCTAACAACATTCATGAAACCGCTGTAAATCTGTGTGCAAAACACAAAAAATCGGTAGTATGTACAAAGCCACTTGGCCGGAATGCCGAAGAAGCCCTGCGAATGATGCAGACAGCCGAAGAAGCGGGCATTTTTGCGGGCTACCTCGAAGATTTGTGTTACACGCCCAAATTCCTGAAAGCAATAGACAGCGTTAAAAATGGCGCACTGGGCCGGATTCTCTGGGCAAAGTCGCGCGAAACCCACCCTGGGCCACATTCTGACTGGTTCTGGGATAAGGAACAGGCGGGGGGGGGGTGTATGCTCGATCTGGGTTGCCACTGTGTTGAAATTGCCCGGAATTTTATCGGTAAAGATGTAAAACCGGTCGAAGTAATGTGCTGGGCTGCCACACAGGTAAAACCCATTGATGCTGAAGACCACGCAATTGCGCTGGTAAAATACGAAAATGGCGCAATTGGGCAGTTTGAAGTAAGCTGGACGTTCCGGGGGGGGATGGATCTTCGCGATGAGGTGATGGGTACCGAAGGAACGATCTGGATAAATAACTTTCTACGAACGGGTTTCGAAATGTTCACAACTGGTAAAGGGGCCGATTACGTAGCCGAAAAAGCTGAATCGACCACTGGCTGGCTGTTTCCTGTTGGTGATGAAGTAAATGATCTGGGCTATAATCACATGTTTACCGACATGTTTAAAGCGCAGGAAGAAGGTCGTGAACCCGCCGAAACCTTCTACGATGGCTACGTGGTCAATGCAGTGCTGGATGCTGCCTATAAATCAGCCGAAACAAAGCAGTGGGAAAAAGTCATGCTGCCGGTCTGGCGCGGCCAGGAAGGGCTAACACCGCAGACGACACTGGTCGATTACGACGAGCAACACTACCTGATTAAAGAAGAAGTAACCCACGACGGTCGCCATAAAGTCATTCTGAAAGACAAGCAGACTGGTAAGATCAGCGAACGTGATCTGGTGTAG